From one Callithrix jacchus isolate 240 chromosome 2, calJac240_pri, whole genome shotgun sequence genomic stretch:
- the SKP1 gene encoding S-phase kinase-associated protein 1, giving the protein MPSIKLQSSDGEIFEVDVEIAKQSVTIKTMLEDLGMDDEGDDDPVPLPNVNAAILKKVIQWCTHHKDDPPPPEDDENKEKRTDDIPVWDQEFLKVDQGTLFELILAANYLDIKGLLDVTCKTVANMIKGKTPEEIRKTFNIKNDFTEEEEAQVRKENQWCEEK; this is encoded by the exons ATGCCTTCAATTAAATTGCAAAGTTCTGATGGAGAGATATTTGAAGTTGATGTGGAAATTGCCAAACAATCTGTGACTATCAAGACCATGTTGGAAG ATTTGGGAATGGATGATGAAGGAGATGATGACCCAGTTCCTCTACCAAATGTTAATGCGGCAATATTAAAAAAG GTCATTCAGTGGTGCACCCACCACAAGGATGACCCTCCTCCTCCTGAGGAtgatgagaacaaagaaaagcGAACAGATGATATTCCTGTTTGGGACCAAGAATTCCTGAAAGTTGACCAAGGAACACTTTTTGAACTCATTCTg GCTGCAAACTACTTAGACATCAAAGGTTTGCTTGATGttacatgcaagactgttgccaATATGATCAAGGGGAAAACTCCTGAGGAGATTCGCAAGACCTTCAATATCAAAAATGACTTTACTGAAGAGGAGGAAGCCCAG GTACGCAAAGAGAACCAGTGGTGTGAAGAGAAGTGA